The Oncorhynchus tshawytscha isolate Ot180627B linkage group LG18, Otsh_v2.0, whole genome shotgun sequence genome has a window encoding:
- the LOC112217502 gene encoding proline-rich nuclear receptor coactivator 1 produces the protein MCPPSPPSRDFEVMLGESLSHPIKHNKPSVLTSHHVGASLSKPKQAMLKKGGRKLRSTTLGLQRTHQQKPMRINPMHLADNNVAVSKSPVQSAEFATNRTQATALTLHYLKQGTKKELLKSKSGRVERAIGPAGQSVHNLNRHNQDAQNLNTRSHRSRHSNAPGNALSVMKNHSSCHQKPPSAPFQLLRREEKKSFNSADSAKIVNVSPAELVPEEELKDGEKIYAGAKFSEPPSPSVLPKPPSHWVGETVPQHSDHSREKMTFHLKSLLKVEDKP, from the exons ATGTGTCCTCCCTCGCCACCTTCACGGGACTTTGAAGTCATGTTGGGCGAATCACTAAGTCACCCTATTAAACACAATAAGCCATCCGTTTTGACATCCCACCATGTCGGGGCCAGCCTAAGCAAACCAAAGCAAGCAATGTTGAAGAAAGGTGGGAGAAAATTGCGTTCGACAACGTTGGGGTTACAGCGGACACACCAGCAAAAACCGATGAGGATCAACCCCATGCACCTGGCAGACAACAATGTCGCAGTTTCGAAATCCCCAGTGCAGAGTGCCGAGTTCGCGACCAACCGGACCCAGGCGACTGCGTTGACCCTTCACTATCTTAAGCAGGGAACAAAGAAAGAG CTACTGAAGTCAAAAagtgggagagtggagagagccaTAGGACCAGCAGGCCagtctgtccacaacctcaataGACACAATCAAGATGCCCAGAATCTGAACACCCGGAGCCATAGGAGTAGGCATTCTAATGCACCTGGCAATGCTCTCTCAGTAATGAAAAACCATAGCAGCTGCCACCAGAAGCCACCCTCTGCTCCCTTCCAGCTCCTCCGTCGAGAGGAGAAGAAGTCCTTCAACTCAGCTGACAGTGCCAAGATCGTGAATGTATCCCCAGCTGAGCTTGTACCCGAGGAGGAGCTCAAAGACGGAGAGAAGATCTATGCTGGAGCTAAGTTCAGCGAGCCCCCATCTCCAAGTGTCCTGCCCAAACCACCCAGTCACTGGGTTGGTGAAACTGTCCCCCAACATTCCGACCACAGCCGTGAGAAAATGACTTTTCATTTGAAGTCTTTGCTGAAGGTTGAAGATAAACCTTGA